The following are encoded in a window of Algiphilus aromaticivorans DG1253 genomic DNA:
- a CDS encoding long-chain-acyl-CoA synthetase: MPVRNRVKISDILRGYVQRGAPRTGTAIKGLVQLARADREGIDSIGLRVQREAEKHPERVAVRDARRGLSYFALNQLANRWAHWLQQQGVGPGDGVALLMENRVELLAAVIATVKLGAVGGMLNYNQRGEVLTHSIRLVGPKALIVGAECAEALESVDLSAAAPDAPVGWLADGDDAAVPAGALDMDADSATLPAGDPDATADVKAAQPAFYIFTSGTTGMPKAAVMSHNRWLRAASGVGLASLRMRHDDVFYCPLPLYHNNALTLAWGATLAAGAELYIARKFSASRFVDELREADATVFCYIGELCRYLLQQPERPEDRQHRLRAAIGNGLRPELWDAFQQRFAIPHINEFYGASEGNLVFTNSFNVPGSCGFCPLSYAVVAFDHEAEQPVRDARGHMRKVARGEVGLLIAEVSDKAPFDGYTDAKASEKKLLRDVFASGDCWFDTGDLVRDMGLRHIQFIDRVGDTFRWKGENVATTEVERAIDMLDEIDESVVYGVEVPGFDGRAGMAGLLLHEGAEFDGQRVARHLLAELPAYAVPVFVRLMQRVETTGTFKHRKVDLKKAGFDPAACDGEAVYILKDREAGYTPISDDDLKALADGRMRL, from the coding sequence ATGCCGGTTCGGAATCGGGTGAAGATAAGCGACATCCTGCGCGGCTATGTGCAGCGCGGCGCGCCGCGCACGGGCACCGCCATCAAGGGGTTGGTGCAGCTGGCGCGCGCGGATCGCGAGGGCATCGATTCCATCGGTCTGCGCGTGCAGCGCGAGGCCGAGAAGCATCCGGAACGGGTCGCGGTGCGCGACGCGCGTCGCGGGCTGAGCTATTTCGCGCTCAACCAGCTGGCCAATCGCTGGGCGCATTGGCTGCAGCAGCAGGGCGTCGGGCCCGGCGACGGTGTGGCCCTGTTGATGGAGAACCGCGTCGAGTTGCTGGCCGCGGTCATCGCCACCGTCAAGCTGGGCGCGGTCGGCGGCATGCTGAATTACAACCAGCGCGGCGAGGTGCTGACGCACAGCATCCGGCTGGTGGGGCCGAAGGCCCTGATCGTCGGCGCCGAATGCGCCGAGGCGCTGGAAAGCGTGGACCTGAGCGCGGCCGCCCCGGATGCGCCGGTGGGCTGGCTGGCCGATGGCGACGACGCGGCCGTGCCGGCCGGCGCGCTGGATATGGATGCCGACAGCGCGACGTTGCCGGCAGGCGATCCGGATGCCACCGCGGACGTCAAGGCCGCGCAGCCCGCCTTCTACATCTTCACGTCGGGCACCACCGGCATGCCCAAGGCGGCGGTGATGTCGCACAACCGCTGGCTGCGCGCGGCCTCCGGCGTCGGCCTGGCCTCGCTGCGCATGCGGCACGACGACGTCTTCTACTGCCCGCTGCCGCTGTATCACAACAACGCGCTGACGCTGGCGTGGGGGGCGACGCTCGCCGCCGGCGCCGAGCTCTACATCGCCCGCAAGTTCTCGGCCTCGCGTTTCGTCGACGAGCTCCGCGAGGCCGACGCCACGGTCTTCTGCTACATCGGTGAACTCTGCCGCTATCTGCTGCAGCAGCCGGAGCGGCCCGAGGATCGCCAGCACCGACTGCGCGCGGCCATCGGCAACGGCCTGCGGCCGGAGCTGTGGGACGCCTTCCAGCAGCGCTTCGCGATTCCCCACATCAATGAGTTCTACGGCGCCAGCGAAGGCAATCTGGTCTTCACCAATTCCTTCAACGTTCCCGGTTCCTGCGGCTTCTGCCCGCTGAGCTACGCCGTGGTGGCCTTCGACCACGAGGCCGAGCAGCCCGTACGCGACGCGCGGGGCCACATGCGCAAGGTTGCGCGCGGCGAGGTCGGCCTGCTCATCGCCGAAGTCAGCGACAAGGCCCCCTTCGACGGCTACACCGACGCCAAGGCCAGCGAGAAGAAGCTGCTGCGCGACGTTTTTGCGTCGGGGGATTGCTGGTTCGACACCGGAGACCTGGTGCGCGACATGGGGCTGCGTCACATCCAGTTCATCGACCGCGTCGGTGACACCTTCCGCTGGAAGGGCGAGAACGTGGCGACCACCGAGGTCGAGCGCGCCATCGACATGCTCGATGAAATCGACGAATCGGTGGTCTACGGCGTCGAGGTTCCGGGCTTCGACGGGCGCGCCGGCATGGCGGGCCTGCTGCTGCACGAGGGTGCCGAATTCGACGGCCAGCGCGTGGCGCGTCATCTGTTGGCCGAACTGCCCGCCTACGCCGTGCCGGTCTTCGTTCGCCTCATGCAGCGGGTCGAGACCACGGGCACCTTCAAGCACCGCAAGGTGGATCTCAAGAAGGCCGGCTTCGATCCGGCCGCCTGCGACGGCGAAGCCGTCTACATCCTCAAGGATCGCGAG
- a CDS encoding TetR/AcrR family transcriptional regulator, which produces MTRRTAARSSRRYRGRSTDQLRAERRQRLMETALAHIGEAGYASLTIEKLCSAAKVSTRHFYEHFRSREALLAALFDQFSEEAARVIGERLAGDTEDPVERALDAVSAFVRFALEEPARARLAFIEIVGVSPDMEARRREAIGRFTALIAQAGEHLASRGALPQQHYHLAAVALVGATNELLVEWLDGRTGLSAAGMERAIIDLFRTLILGARVRSGAPG; this is translated from the coding sequence ATGACCCGGCGCACCGCCGCGCGCAGCAGCCGCCGCTATCGCGGGCGCAGCACCGATCAGCTGCGCGCCGAGCGCCGTCAGCGTCTGATGGAAACCGCGCTGGCGCACATCGGCGAAGCGGGTTACGCCAGCCTGACCATCGAGAAGCTGTGCAGCGCGGCGAAGGTGTCCACGCGCCATTTCTACGAGCATTTCCGCTCGCGCGAAGCGCTGCTGGCCGCCCTCTTCGACCAGTTCAGCGAGGAAGCCGCCCGTGTCATCGGCGAGCGCCTGGCCGGCGATACAGAGGATCCGGTGGAGCGTGCGCTGGATGCCGTCTCGGCCTTCGTGCGCTTCGCACTGGAAGAGCCCGCCCGCGCGCGTCTGGCCTTCATCGAGATTGTCGGCGTCTCACCGGACATGGAGGCCCGTCGGCGCGAAGCCATCGGCCGCTTCACCGCATTGATCGCGCAAGCCGGCGAACACCTTGCATCGCGCGGCGCACTGCCGCAGCAGCATTATCATCTGGCCGCGGTGGCGCTGGTGGGTGCCACCAACGAGCTGCTGGTGGAATGGCTCGACGGCCGCACCGGCCTCAGCGCCGCCGGCATGGAACGCGCCATCATCGATCTTTTCCGCACTCTGATCCTCGGCGCCCGCGTTCGCAGCGGCGCGCCGGGCTGA
- a CDS encoding outer membrane lipoprotein-sorting protein, translated as MPCDFPPLFTHIGRATLLGLSLLVATPGAIAEEDATTKGRAIAERAWERGEGFGDLQADVEMTIITRSGQSAKRRMQVQILEMPGEASRALTRVEAPRDVAGTALLTHTAENGDVEQWLYLPAASRTRRISSAARGGSFLGSEFSYDDFAAQPPSRYDFEWLRDEELDGIETHVLRREKRDSDEPGHEVVWLDTEKLRLRQVQFFDARGEMTRVLSIDDYKAYEGADGETYWRATALRMDNARSDAASELRWEKVSLDNGLDERDFEVSMLPRRR; from the coding sequence ATGCCTTGCGATTTCCCGCCCCTTTTCACCCACATCGGCCGCGCGACCCTGCTCGGCCTGAGCCTGCTGGTCGCCACGCCCGGCGCGATCGCGGAGGAGGACGCCACTACGAAGGGCCGTGCCATCGCGGAACGCGCCTGGGAACGCGGCGAAGGCTTCGGCGATCTGCAGGCCGATGTCGAGATGACCATCATCACGCGCAGCGGCCAGAGCGCCAAGCGCCGCATGCAGGTGCAGATCCTGGAGATGCCCGGCGAGGCCAGCCGCGCACTGACGCGCGTCGAAGCGCCGCGCGATGTCGCCGGAACCGCCCTGCTCACGCACACTGCCGAGAACGGCGATGTCGAGCAGTGGCTCTATCTGCCGGCGGCCTCGCGCACGCGCCGCATCAGTAGCGCCGCGCGCGGCGGCTCCTTCCTGGGCAGCGAGTTCAGCTACGACGATTTCGCCGCGCAACCGCCCTCGCGCTACGACTTCGAATGGCTACGCGATGAGGAGCTGGATGGCATCGAGACCCACGTTCTGCGCCGCGAGAAGCGCGACAGCGACGAGCCGGGCCACGAAGTGGTCTGGCTGGATACGGAGAAGCTGAGGCTGCGCCAGGTGCAGTTCTTCGACGCGCGCGGCGAAATGACGCGCGTGCTCAGCATCGACGACTACAAGGCCTACGAGGGCGCTGACGGCGAGACCTACTGGCGCGCCACCGCGCTGCGCATGGATAACGCGCGCAGCGACGCCGCCTCCGAGCTGCGCTGGGAGAAGGTCTCCCTCGATAACGGCCTCGACGAGCGCGACTTCGAGGTTTCGATGCTGCCACGGCGCCGCTGA